The Thermosynechococcus sp. genome has a segment encoding these proteins:
- the thrC gene encoding threonine synthase — translation MPVTLSAPPIRPAWRGLIHAYGDFLPVSDRTPVVTLYEGNTPLIPVPQIAARIGRNVSVYVKYDGLNPTGSFKDRGMTMAISKAKEAGAEAVICASTGNTSAAAAAYARRAGLRAYVLVPEGYVAQGKLAQALLYGAEVIAIEGNFDKALAIVRLMAETYPVTLVNSVNPYRLEGQKTAAFEVVDSLGNAPDWLCIPMGNAGNITAYWMGFCQYREQNRCDRLPRMMGFQAAGSAPLVKGEIVTHPETVATAIRIGNPANWQRAIAVKEASQGAFNAVTDEEILNAYCLLASAEGIFCEPASAASVAGLLKLADQVPSGATVVCVLTGNGLKDPETALKQESDRFHRHIEPTEQTVAKVMGF, via the coding sequence GTGCCTGTAACACTCTCTGCTCCCCCCATCCGTCCTGCTTGGCGTGGCCTAATTCACGCCTACGGTGACTTTTTGCCCGTGAGCGATCGCACCCCAGTGGTCACCCTCTATGAGGGGAATACACCATTGATTCCGGTGCCTCAAATTGCAGCGCGGATTGGCCGCAACGTCTCAGTTTATGTCAAGTACGATGGCCTTAACCCCACAGGGAGCTTCAAGGATCGCGGCATGACCATGGCCATTTCCAAGGCCAAGGAAGCAGGTGCTGAGGCGGTGATTTGTGCCAGCACAGGGAATACCTCAGCCGCTGCGGCGGCCTATGCCCGGCGAGCTGGACTGCGCGCCTATGTCCTGGTGCCAGAGGGCTATGTTGCCCAAGGAAAACTTGCCCAAGCGCTTCTGTATGGCGCTGAAGTCATTGCCATTGAGGGCAACTTTGATAAAGCCTTGGCCATTGTGCGCCTGATGGCGGAAACCTACCCCGTGACCCTGGTCAATTCCGTCAATCCCTATCGGCTCGAAGGACAGAAAACAGCGGCCTTTGAGGTGGTGGATAGCTTGGGCAATGCCCCCGACTGGCTCTGCATTCCTATGGGCAATGCCGGTAACATTACGGCGTACTGGATGGGCTTTTGCCAGTATCGTGAGCAAAACCGTTGCGATCGCCTGCCGCGGATGATGGGCTTTCAAGCCGCGGGATCTGCCCCGCTGGTCAAGGGTGAGATTGTTACGCATCCGGAAACGGTTGCCACGGCCATTCGTATTGGCAATCCTGCCAACTGGCAACGGGCGATCGCGGTCAAGGAAGCCAGCCAAGGGGCCTTTAATGCTGTTACAGATGAGGAAATCCTCAATGCCTATTGTCTGCTGGCCTCCGCGGAAGGGATCTTCTGTGAACCTGCGAGTGCCGCTTCTGTGGCTGGCCTCTTGAAGTTGGCAGATCAGGTGCCCAGCGGTGCCACGGTAGTTTGTGTGCTGACGGGCAATGGCCTCAAGGATCCAGAAACCGCCCTCAAGCAGGAGAGCGATCGCTTCCACCGCCACATTGAACCCACTGAGCAAACCGTGGCCAAGGTGATGGGCTTTTAG
- a CDS encoding histidine phosphatase family protein: MRLILIRHGEAVGNDSGVMLGRQDVPLTERGRQQALALREKLPRPNAIYTSPLQRCYDTARLMNPCPDLKIQELAELIEIDQGIFTGLTWAQAQAQYPDLCAELEGSAYLIPVAEAESMAMAWQRAKQAWKQLRRHSDQDCVWCVSHGGFLQCLISVVLGSDRLWGMEIPPAAWFDFSVRVDLDGRFEAENTRWWRINAFNQFP; encoded by the coding sequence ATGCGTTTAATTTTGATTCGTCATGGAGAAGCTGTTGGCAATGATTCGGGCGTCATGCTTGGACGGCAAGATGTGCCCCTCACAGAACGGGGACGGCAGCAAGCCCTTGCCCTGCGGGAAAAACTCCCCCGACCGAATGCCATTTACACCAGTCCGCTGCAACGCTGCTACGATACAGCTAGGCTGATGAATCCCTGTCCCGACTTAAAAATTCAAGAGCTAGCGGAGTTGATTGAAATTGATCAGGGAATTTTTACAGGACTGACCTGGGCACAGGCACAGGCACAATATCCCGACCTCTGTGCAGAACTGGAAGGGAGCGCTTACCTGATTCCAGTCGCCGAAGCCGAGTCAATGGCCATGGCTTGGCAGCGGGCAAAACAGGCTTGGAAACAACTGCGACGCCACAGCGATCAGGACTGCGTTTGGTGTGTTAGTCATGGCGGTTTTTTGCAGTGCCTTATTAGTGTTGTGCTGGGGAGCGATCGCCTCTGGGGGATGGAGATTCCCCCCGCCGCTTGGTTCGACTTCTCAGTACGGGTGGATTTAGATGGACGCTTTGAAGCGGAAAATACCCGCTGGTGGCGCATCAATGCCTTCAATCAGTTCCCCTAG
- a CDS encoding RDD family protein has translation MWPFQQRGRLPHSLSSGNVVTIALELYRHRGNRYFLLSLFAHAWFFLLTIAAVLIVAVALIVGGILAGAINNVALFLLLGGIGILVAVPFYLFGWTRLMASGALLSRCIYAALTALEESESEARGFIFPKMWNYLLATLIVSFILLLVYMVLGAIGYLLYLVGSPLVQLLERNIQTEPARDLFFLSFFLGILLLVLLALLVISYFVARLSLVDVVLALEPECTPLKSIRRSWQLTQGQAWHTLTVFFVASLATIPAHLLGSILNSVVIIPVAGLFVAVVLLPLWQGIKAVLYWDLPVRNEGAAFQVRPEAVNPLRWLRRVTLRTPESIELDFALGGIGSRVLAWLIDQVILYTTLVLFSLAAGYIYFYALYPWLIGVLPASGQSIEAWSLGIYLLVIFALYNGYYIFFETYWQGQTPGKRYAEIRVVQDDGRPIGLRQATLRSLLQSVDFAFLGIGAFLVTLSRSEKRLGDMVAGTLVIQDEQATRFAPQGTSLRQPQAAWVQELRSLAHWEQMMPEHYLLVRNYLNSRDRLSPVGRYQAAEELRQQVEPLLLPTYPAHWPSLSAEDFLEGLYIAYRQQHQSSP, from the coding sequence ATGTGGCCTTTTCAACAGCGAGGACGGCTTCCCCATTCTCTCTCGAGTGGCAATGTGGTGACGATTGCTTTGGAACTATACCGGCATCGGGGCAACCGCTATTTTCTTTTGAGCCTTTTTGCCCATGCGTGGTTTTTTCTGCTCACCATTGCCGCCGTGCTGATCGTCGCTGTGGCCCTGATTGTTGGCGGGATTCTCGCTGGAGCAATCAATAATGTTGCCCTGTTTCTCTTGCTTGGGGGCATTGGTATCCTTGTCGCTGTGCCTTTTTATCTCTTTGGTTGGACGCGGCTGATGGCCAGTGGTGCCCTGCTTTCTCGCTGTATCTATGCTGCTCTCACTGCCCTTGAGGAATCGGAATCGGAAGCCCGCGGCTTCATTTTTCCCAAGATGTGGAATTATCTGCTGGCTACTCTGATTGTCAGCTTTATTTTGCTTTTGGTTTATATGGTCTTGGGGGCGATCGGCTACTTACTTTATTTGGTGGGATCGCCTTTAGTGCAATTGCTGGAGCGAAATATTCAAACTGAACCCGCAAGAGATCTCTTCTTTTTAAGTTTTTTCCTCGGCATCCTGTTGCTAGTGCTCCTGGCGCTGCTGGTCATTAGCTACTTTGTGGCGCGGCTTTCCCTCGTTGATGTGGTCTTGGCTCTTGAACCGGAATGTACGCCCCTCAAGTCCATTCGCCGCAGTTGGCAACTGACGCAGGGACAGGCATGGCATACCCTGACAGTGTTTTTTGTTGCTTCCCTGGCAACCATTCCCGCCCATCTCCTTGGCAGTATTCTCAATAGTGTGGTGATTATTCCGGTTGCTGGCCTCTTTGTGGCGGTTGTGCTCCTGCCCCTGTGGCAAGGGATCAAGGCAGTTCTCTACTGGGATCTGCCGGTACGCAATGAAGGAGCAGCGTTTCAAGTGCGCCCTGAAGCGGTCAACCCCTTGCGTTGGTTGCGGCGGGTAACATTACGCACGCCCGAAAGCATTGAATTGGACTTTGCCCTTGGGGGAATCGGCAGCCGTGTTCTAGCTTGGCTCATTGATCAGGTGATTCTCTACACCACCCTTGTGCTCTTTTCGCTGGCAGCGGGGTACATCTATTTTTATGCCCTTTACCCGTGGCTGATTGGGGTGCTACCCGCCAGTGGCCAGAGTATTGAAGCTTGGAGTTTGGGCATTTACCTATTGGTGATCTTTGCCCTCTACAACGGCTATTACATTTTCTTTGAAACCTATTGGCAGGGACAAACCCCCGGCAAGCGATATGCAGAAATTCGGGTTGTTCAGGATGATGGCCGCCCCATTGGTCTGCGGCAGGCGACGCTGCGCAGTTTGCTGCAATCCGTTGATTTTGCTTTTTTGGGTATAGGGGCATTTCTGGTGACGTTATCTCGATCAGAAAAACGCCTAGGAGATATGGTGGCGGGTACCTTGGTGATTCAAGATGAACAGGCGACGCGGTTCGCACCCCAAGGGACAAGCCTTCGGCAACCACAGGCGGCTTGGGTGCAGGAGTTGCGATCGCTCGCCCACTGGGAACAGATGATGCCGGAACACTATCTCCTAGTACGGAACTACCTCAATAGTCGCGATCGCCTGAGTCCTGTGGGTCGTTATCAAGCGGCTGAAGAGCTGCGCCAACAAGTAGAACCCCTGTTGCTGCCCACCTATCCCGCCCACTGGCCCTCCCTGAGCGCCGAAGACTTCCTAGAGGGTCTATACATTGCCTATCGGCAACAACATCAATCATCCCCCTAG
- a CDS encoding adenosine deaminase, giving the protein MALYAELHRHLGGSVVPRILWRYFQRNDRSLADRFPDYEEFEAFYTRPRQSLEEYLELHTLVESVQTPQTLPYFIFRLIRGAYIFENLAYLELRYTPYLRTDPQRSQSDRIEQMADIVKTVGLACQVPEYPIVTSQILCMHTRLPYAVNRAIVDLAASLPQFVCGIDLAGGDSVYGDRLAEFIDLYAYARDRGLKTTGHLYETVNGCYPELLPYLQRIGHGIQIPLRYPELLKEVAAAGQCLEVCPTTYFQTGTLESYEQLRLIFERCFEAGVDVAICTDNAGLHNVRLPFEYENLLTYDILNFKELQACQEAAFRHAFAWPHPQPPTLLLSNLLQNNSPQTALAGCGIQ; this is encoded by the coding sequence ATGGCACTGTACGCAGAACTACATCGACATTTGGGTGGCTCAGTAGTACCGCGGATCCTTTGGCGGTATTTTCAGCGCAACGATCGCTCCCTTGCGGATCGCTTTCCCGACTATGAGGAATTTGAAGCCTTTTATACTCGCCCCCGCCAATCCCTCGAAGAATACCTCGAACTCCACACCCTAGTGGAGAGTGTGCAAACACCACAAACCTTGCCCTATTTCATTTTTCGTTTGATTCGCGGCGCCTATATTTTTGAAAATTTGGCCTACTTGGAGTTGCGCTATACTCCCTACCTGCGCACGGATCCGCAGCGGTCCCAGAGCGATCGCATTGAGCAGATGGCAGACATTGTCAAAACCGTGGGTCTAGCTTGCCAAGTGCCCGAGTACCCGATTGTGACTAGCCAAATTCTCTGTATGCACACGCGGCTACCCTATGCCGTCAACCGTGCCATCGTTGATCTGGCGGCCAGTTTGCCCCAGTTTGTCTGTGGCATTGATTTGGCCGGGGGGGATAGCGTCTATGGCGATCGCCTAGCGGAATTTATTGACCTCTATGCCTATGCCCGCGATCGCGGTCTGAAAACCACGGGTCACCTCTACGAAACAGTGAATGGCTGCTATCCCGAACTGCTGCCCTACCTACAACGCATTGGCCATGGCATTCAAATTCCGCTGCGCTACCCAGAGCTGCTCAAGGAAGTTGCTGCTGCCGGTCAATGCCTTGAAGTGTGCCCCACCACCTATTTTCAAACGGGCACCCTTGAGAGCTACGAACAGTTGCGGCTGATTTTTGAACGCTGCTTTGAGGCAGGGGTGGATGTGGCCATTTGTACCGATAATGCAGGTCTGCATAATGTGCGGCTGCCCTTTGAGTACGAAAACTTGCTGACCTATGACATCCTGAACTTCAAGGAATTGCAAGCCTGTCAGGAAGCGGCTTTTCGCCATGCCTTTGCTTGGCCCCATCCGCAACCGCCGACCCTGCTCCTGAGTAACCTGCTTCAGAACAATTCCCCTCAAACTGCCCTTGCCGGCTGCGGCATCCAGTAA
- the leuD gene encoding 3-isopropylmalate dehydratase small subunit has protein sequence MSKIERITGRGLPLRGNDIDTDRIIPARFLRCVTFDGLGEHVFADDRQAGQHPFDRPQYQGARILVVNANFGCGSSREHAPQAIARWGIQAIVGESFAEIFAGNCLAMGVPCLTAAPEQVQALQTLLENQPSTELTLDLHALTLTAGDQVIALTVAESARQMLISGQWDACGQLLAHRDKIHEVAARLPYVQWAIR, from the coding sequence ATGAGCAAGATTGAACGCATTACAGGGCGGGGCCTTCCCCTGCGCGGCAACGATATTGATACCGATCGCATTATTCCAGCGCGGTTTCTCCGCTGTGTCACCTTTGATGGCCTCGGAGAACACGTTTTTGCTGACGATCGCCAGGCGGGGCAGCACCCCTTTGACCGGCCTCAATACCAAGGGGCAAGGATTTTGGTGGTGAATGCCAATTTTGGCTGTGGCTCGAGTCGTGAGCACGCCCCCCAAGCGATCGCCCGTTGGGGCATTCAAGCAATTGTCGGCGAAAGCTTTGCTGAAATTTTTGCGGGGAACTGCTTGGCGATGGGGGTTCCCTGTCTGACGGCAGCCCCAGAACAGGTACAGGCGCTGCAAACGCTCTTAGAGAATCAGCCCAGTACAGAACTGACCCTAGACCTGCACGCCCTGACCCTGACGGCGGGGGATCAAGTGATTGCCCTAACCGTGGCGGAAAGTGCCCGACAAATGCTCATTTCTGGTCAATGGGATGCCTGCGGTCAGCTCTTGGCCCATCGTGACAAAATCCACGAAGTAGCAGCGCGACTACCCTATGTGCAGTGGGCCATTCGGTGA
- a CDS encoding FHA domain-containing protein — protein sequence MSGRQQERHVLILNTVGGRRAIALEAAAYSLGRDESNAIVIDFETVSRQHAILLRVPVPGTTSYRYRLVDGNANGKPSTNGTFVNGRRISSHELQHGDVILFGRKAKASYLLLSMADTEFSQYLQSIAFQSIKSDLRGAKETLVGVELSGELRRTPNRELVAAGATQLHPELEPAKDTLSSESDSEAKGNHKETLHEKESQGAKTNLVALGAIALVVVAITIGAVWRAGLSPNQLQGSPPASSSRN from the coding sequence ATGAGCGGCCGGCAGCAGGAACGTCATGTCTTGATTTTGAATACGGTCGGTGGGCGGCGGGCGATCGCCCTTGAGGCAGCGGCCTACTCCCTTGGGCGCGATGAGAGTAATGCCATTGTTATTGATTTTGAAACGGTTTCCCGCCAGCACGCCATTCTCCTGCGGGTCCCTGTCCCCGGCACCACCAGCTATCGCTATCGTTTGGTGGATGGCAATGCCAATGGTAAACCCAGTACCAATGGCACTTTTGTCAATGGCAGGCGCATTAGCAGTCATGAATTGCAACACGGCGATGTCATTCTCTTTGGCCGTAAAGCCAAGGCCTCCTATCTCCTGCTCTCCATGGCGGATACGGAGTTTAGCCAATATCTGCAATCCATTGCTTTCCAAAGCATTAAATCCGATCTGCGGGGTGCAAAGGAAACCCTGGTGGGGGTGGAGCTAAGTGGCGAACTGCGGCGAACCCCCAACCGTGAGTTGGTGGCAGCCGGAGCCACCCAGTTACACCCTGAACTTGAACCAGCAAAAGATACGTTGTCTAGTGAGAGCGACAGCGAGGCAAAGGGAAACCACAAAGAAACCCTCCATGAAAAAGAAAGCCAAGGAGCAAAAACTAACCTCGTGGCTCTAGGGGCGATCGCCCTTGTGGTTGTTGCCATTACCATAGGAGCGGTCTGGAGAGCAGGCCTCTCCCCCAATCAACTGCAGGGATCACCGCCTGCCAGCTCAAGCCGCAACTAG
- a CDS encoding 2Fe-2S iron-sulfur cluster-binding protein gives MTKRDHSKVYNVTLVNEAKGLNKTIRVHADEYILDAAEAQGIPLPYSCRAGACVNCAGRIIKGTVDQSDHSFLKPKELDAGFVLLCAAYPTSDCVISTHEEDNLLNLA, from the coding sequence ATGACAAAGCGGGATCATAGCAAAGTTTATAATGTAACACTGGTCAACGAAGCAAAGGGCCTCAATAAAACGATTCGGGTTCATGCCGACGAGTACATTCTCGATGCAGCGGAAGCCCAGGGTATTCCTCTGCCCTACTCCTGCCGTGCTGGCGCCTGTGTCAACTGCGCCGGTCGCATCATCAAAGGGACTGTGGACCAGTCAGATCACTCCTTCTTGAAACCCAAGGAGCTGGATGCTGGCTTTGTGCTGCTGTGTGCCGCCTATCCCACATCGGATTGCGTGATCTCAACCCACGAAGAAGACAATTTACTGAACTTAGCTTAG
- the glmS gene encoding glutamine--fructose-6-phosphate transaminase (isomerizing): MCGIVGYIGPQQAAQVLLQGLQKLEYRGYDSAGIATLNEGELLCVRAKGKLQNLVEKVERLDLIAHVGIGHTRWATHGKPEEHNAHPHRDSRDRLAVVQNGIIENYRELREQLQARGHIFRSETDTEVIPHLIAEALPETVTANGLLEAVRQAVHQLEGAFAIAVICADYPDELIVARQQAPLVIGFGQGEFFCASDTPAIIPYTRAVLPLENGELARLTPTGVEVYDFAGQRLRKTPRTLNWNPVMVEKQGFKHYMLKEIYEQPGVVRACLENYLRADWHADSPFSPVQLTLPPSLLDSLQHIQIVACGTSWHAGLVGKYLLEQLAQIPTSVQYASEFRYAPPPLLPHTLTIGVTQSGETADTLAALEMELKRRQGLDGALQPRLLGITNRPESTLGHLVPHIIDTRAGIEIGVAATKTFVAQLMAFYLLTLELAWQRQSCDRSRLAELVTGLRQLPAQMEQILESQERYIETLSHDFSETQDFIFLGRGINFPIALEGALKLKEISYIHAEGYPAGEMKHGPIALLDAKVPVVTIAMPGSVFEKVLSNAQEARARDARLIGVTPLDEAEAQHTFDNLLPVPEVDELLSPLLTVMPLQLLAYHIANRRGLDVDQPRNLAKSVTVE, encoded by the coding sequence ATGTGTGGCATTGTTGGTTATATTGGCCCCCAGCAAGCGGCGCAAGTCCTACTCCAAGGGCTGCAAAAGCTGGAATACCGGGGCTATGATTCCGCTGGCATTGCCACCCTCAATGAGGGCGAACTCCTCTGTGTGCGCGCCAAGGGCAAACTCCAGAACCTGGTGGAGAAGGTTGAACGGCTGGACCTTATTGCCCATGTCGGCATTGGCCACACCCGTTGGGCGACCCACGGCAAACCAGAGGAACACAATGCCCACCCCCATCGTGACAGTCGCGATCGCCTAGCCGTGGTGCAAAATGGCATCATTGAAAACTACCGCGAACTGCGGGAGCAGCTCCAGGCGCGGGGGCACATTTTTCGCTCGGAAACCGATACAGAAGTCATCCCCCACCTGATTGCCGAAGCCTTGCCTGAGACCGTCACCGCCAATGGCCTCCTAGAGGCGGTACGCCAAGCGGTACATCAATTGGAAGGCGCATTTGCGATTGCCGTTATCTGTGCAGACTACCCGGATGAATTGATCGTGGCACGGCAACAGGCTCCTCTGGTGATTGGTTTTGGCCAAGGGGAGTTTTTCTGTGCCTCGGATACCCCAGCCATCATTCCCTATACCCGTGCGGTGTTGCCGCTGGAAAATGGCGAACTGGCTCGGCTGACGCCCACTGGGGTTGAGGTCTATGACTTTGCAGGACAGCGACTGCGCAAAACCCCCCGCACCCTCAACTGGAACCCTGTGATGGTGGAAAAGCAGGGCTTTAAGCACTACATGCTCAAGGAAATCTATGAGCAACCGGGGGTGGTACGCGCCTGTTTAGAGAACTATTTGCGAGCCGATTGGCATGCAGACAGTCCCTTTAGTCCTGTGCAACTAACTCTCCCTCCCAGTCTGCTGGATAGTCTACAGCACATTCAAATTGTTGCCTGTGGCACCAGTTGGCACGCCGGCCTGGTGGGCAAATATCTGCTTGAGCAGCTGGCTCAGATTCCCACCAGTGTGCAATACGCCTCAGAGTTTCGCTATGCACCGCCGCCCCTGCTACCCCATACCCTCACCATTGGTGTCACCCAGTCTGGGGAAACCGCAGACACCCTTGCCGCCCTAGAGATGGAGCTAAAACGCCGCCAAGGCCTTGATGGCGCTCTCCAACCTCGTTTGCTAGGGATTACCAATCGGCCCGAAAGTACTCTAGGGCATCTGGTGCCCCACATTATTGATACCCGCGCCGGTATTGAAATTGGTGTGGCGGCCACCAAAACCTTTGTTGCCCAACTGATGGCTTTTTATCTGCTCACCCTAGAGTTGGCGTGGCAGCGGCAGTCTTGCGATCGCTCCCGGTTAGCGGAACTGGTGACTGGGTTGCGGCAATTGCCCGCCCAGATGGAGCAAATTTTAGAGAGCCAAGAACGCTACATTGAAACCCTCTCCCATGATTTTTCTGAAACCCAAGACTTTATCTTTTTGGGACGCGGAATCAATTTTCCCATTGCCCTTGAGGGTGCCCTTAAACTTAAAGAAATTAGCTATATCCATGCCGAGGGGTATCCTGCGGGTGAGATGAAACATGGCCCGATCGCTCTCCTCGATGCCAAAGTGCCGGTGGTCACGATCGCTATGCCCGGCAGTGTCTTTGAAAAGGTCCTCTCCAATGCCCAAGAAGCCCGAGCTCGTGATGCTCGCCTTATTGGTGTTACCCCCCTTGACGAGGCCGAAGCCCAGCACACCTTTGATAACCTCTTACCCGTGCCGGAGGTTGATGAGCTGCTCTCCCCTCTCCTGACGGTCATGCCCCTACAACTTCTGGCTTACCACATTGCTAACCGCCGCGGTTTAGATGTAGATCAACCCCGCAATCTTGCCAAGTCAGTAACCGTTGAGTAG
- a CDS encoding UDP-N-acetylmuramoyl-L-alanyl-D-glutamate--2,6-diaminopimelate ligase, with protein MNLRELLTAAAITPGFEHPALDQEVTSLSTNSWECEHGSLFIGMPGTRVEGGNFWPSALAAGAIAAVVSPQAKPGEGDACVIVVPDIERACGRLAAAFYNYPSQHLSLLGVTGTNGKTTTTHLVEHLLNSVGLPTALLGTLYSRWPGHCEVASHTTPFAVTLQAQLAAAVAAGCRFGVMEVSSHALAQDRVWGCQFEVAAFTNLTQDHLDYHRDLEDYFAAKAKLFSADYLKGRAILNGDDPFGQRLAQQLSRDRYWTYGLSEDADFRAANLNYRINGVTGTVHTPLGSGTLDSPLVGQFNVANVLAAIAMAAAVGLPLDAMLEALRDFPGVPGRMEQVRLDPEQDITVVVDYAHTPDSLENLLRAARPFIPGKLICVFGCGGDRDRSKRPQMGAIAARLADQVVVTSDNPRTENPQRILADILAGIPPATAMIVEGDRRQAIRQAILSAAPGDGVIIAGKGHEDYQILGTEKVHFDDREEARNALKERLKQPRQGG; from the coding sequence ATGAACCTGCGGGAACTCCTGACAGCGGCAGCGATTACACCGGGTTTTGAGCATCCTGCCCTCGATCAAGAGGTGACATCCCTGAGTACGAATTCCTGGGAGTGTGAGCATGGCTCGTTGTTTATTGGTATGCCCGGCACACGGGTGGAGGGGGGCAATTTTTGGCCGAGTGCCTTGGCGGCAGGGGCGATCGCCGCGGTGGTGTCTCCCCAAGCCAAACCCGGTGAGGGAGATGCCTGTGTAATTGTGGTGCCCGATATTGAGCGTGCCTGTGGTCGGCTCGCGGCTGCTTTTTATAATTACCCCAGTCAACATCTCAGCCTGCTAGGGGTTACGGGTACAAACGGCAAAACAACCACCACCCACTTGGTGGAACATCTCCTCAACAGTGTCGGCTTGCCAACAGCCCTTTTGGGGACGCTCTACAGTCGGTGGCCAGGACACTGTGAGGTGGCCAGCCATACGACGCCCTTTGCGGTGACCCTTCAGGCGCAATTGGCCGCCGCCGTGGCAGCAGGCTGTCGCTTTGGGGTGATGGAGGTCAGTTCCCATGCCTTAGCGCAGGATCGGGTGTGGGGCTGTCAGTTTGAGGTGGCGGCTTTTACTAACTTGACCCAAGATCACCTAGACTATCACCGCGATTTGGAGGACTATTTTGCGGCTAAGGCCAAGCTCTTTAGCGCTGACTACCTGAAGGGTCGAGCAATTCTCAATGGGGATGATCCCTTTGGCCAGCGACTGGCTCAGCAGTTGTCCCGCGATCGCTACTGGACCTATGGCCTAAGCGAGGATGCCGATTTTCGAGCTGCGAATCTCAACTATCGCATCAATGGCGTGACGGGCACGGTTCATACCCCCCTCGGCAGCGGCACCCTAGACTCGCCGTTGGTGGGACAGTTTAATGTGGCCAATGTGCTGGCAGCGATCGCTATGGCAGCAGCGGTAGGGCTCCCCCTTGACGCGATGCTCGAGGCCCTGCGTGACTTTCCAGGGGTACCGGGGCGCATGGAGCAGGTGCGCCTTGACCCAGAACAGGACATTACCGTTGTCGTGGACTATGCCCACACCCCTGATAGCCTTGAAAACCTGCTGAGGGCGGCTCGTCCCTTTATTCCTGGCAAACTGATCTGTGTCTTTGGCTGTGGGGGCGATCGCGATCGCAGCAAACGTCCCCAAATGGGAGCTATTGCCGCTCGCTTGGCGGATCAAGTAGTGGTCACCTCGGACAATCCCCGCACTGAGAATCCACAGCGCATTCTCGCTGACATCCTTGCCGGTATCCCACCCGCAACAGCGATGATTGTTGAGGGCGATCGCCGCCAAGCTATTCGCCAAGCCATTCTGAGCGCCGCCCCCGGCGATGGCGTGATTATTGCCGGTAAAGGCCATGAGGACTACCAAATTCTCGGTACCGAAAAAGTGCACTTTGACGATCGCGAGGAAGCCCGAAATGCCCTGAAGGAGCGACTCAAACAACCACGGCAGGGGGGCTAA